A portion of the Nitrospira sp. genome contains these proteins:
- a CDS encoding YtxH domain-containing protein: protein MADNQGPSSAAVLLGFLSGAALGAVTAILLAPRTGQESREMLRGYARRAEDGLRDLVGEAGERFEGAVEEGRDFIESKKTVLRDAFDAGREAMRREREQFTKGEQS from the coding sequence ATGGCGGATAATCAAGGTCCATCGTCGGCAGCGGTATTGTTGGGCTTCCTGAGCGGAGCGGCGTTGGGTGCGGTAACAGCGATCTTGTTGGCGCCGCGAACCGGACAGGAATCACGTGAGATGCTACGCGGCTATGCCCGGCGCGCGGAGGACGGGTTGCGGGATTTGGTCGGCGAAGCGGGTGAGCGGTTTGAAGGGGCGGTCGAGGAAGGTCGCGACTTCATTGAATCGAAGAAAACCGTGTTGCGGGATGCGTTCGATGCCGGGCGGGAAGCGATGCGCCGGGAGCGTGAGCAGTTTACGAAGGGGGAGCAGAGCTGA
- the glmU gene encoding bifunctional UDP-N-acetylglucosamine diphosphorylase/glucosamine-1-phosphate N-acetyltransferase GlmU, with amino-acid sequence MTHSSQDKAVPSSIAGLGVIIMAAGLGKRMKSALAKVLHPVAGRPMVMYVLDIACGLAEQGVAIVVGHQGAEVRKVVEAVGGQVAVAEQTKQLGTGHAVLQARPVFGDGSHRKPSRYLILNGDTPLLTEATVRELLAMHDAQGAAVTLLTAVLDDASGYGRVIRRRRDEWLQGAADNAVQSIVEDKDASEAERAVREINVGTYVVDGKFLFPALDKLDPRNAQGEYYLTDIVQMAVQQGRTVSALRLRDIDEGLGINSRVQLAEAEGVIRRRIRERWLEAGVTMRDPASTWIDAEVTIGRDTVLYPHVTLEGRTVIGESVVVHSGTRITDCAIGNRVEILDHCILRESQVEEDCHLGPFVHLRPGVIARRKAKVGNFVEMKKTELGEGSKANHLSYLGDATIGSGVNIGAGTITCNYDGYKKFHTVVGDGVFIGSDVQLVAPVTVGQGSIIAAGATVTQDVPKDALVIARVPQVTREGWAARRRALQSGQVPPPAPAVNRVTPVKSTKTVKRAKSAKPAKAGASAKRTMKKQPAVQRSKRR; translated from the coding sequence ATGACTCATTCATCGCAGGACAAGGCCGTGCCATCCTCCATTGCAGGGCTCGGTGTCATCATCATGGCGGCGGGACTCGGCAAGCGCATGAAGTCGGCGCTCGCCAAGGTGCTGCATCCGGTCGCGGGTCGGCCGATGGTGATGTACGTACTCGATATCGCCTGCGGGTTGGCGGAGCAAGGGGTTGCGATCGTCGTCGGCCATCAAGGCGCGGAGGTGCGGAAGGTGGTGGAGGCGGTCGGCGGGCAGGTTGCCGTCGCCGAGCAAACCAAGCAATTGGGGACAGGTCACGCGGTGTTGCAGGCGCGTCCGGTATTCGGCGATGGCTCGCATCGGAAGCCGTCCCGCTACTTGATTCTCAATGGCGACACGCCGCTCTTGACGGAAGCGACGGTGCGGGAATTGCTGGCGATGCACGATGCGCAGGGTGCTGCGGTGACGCTGTTGACCGCCGTGCTCGACGATGCGTCCGGCTACGGACGGGTCATTCGCCGGCGCCGAGATGAATGGCTGCAAGGCGCGGCGGATAACGCGGTGCAGAGCATTGTGGAGGATAAGGACGCCTCTGAGGCCGAACGGGCTGTGCGCGAGATCAATGTCGGGACCTACGTCGTCGACGGCAAATTTCTTTTTCCGGCGCTCGACAAACTCGATCCCCGGAATGCGCAGGGCGAGTACTACTTGACGGACATCGTGCAGATGGCGGTTCAGCAGGGACGCACGGTGTCGGCCTTGCGGCTGCGGGACATCGACGAGGGCCTCGGGATCAACAGTCGAGTGCAATTGGCGGAGGCTGAGGGCGTGATTCGCCGGCGGATTCGCGAGCGATGGCTCGAAGCCGGTGTCACGATGCGGGATCCTGCCTCGACCTGGATCGATGCTGAGGTGACCATCGGCCGTGACACGGTGTTGTATCCGCATGTGACGCTCGAAGGCCGAACCGTGATCGGCGAATCCGTCGTCGTGCATTCCGGCACCAGGATAACGGATTGCGCCATCGGCAACAGGGTGGAGATTCTGGATCACTGCATTCTGCGCGAGTCGCAGGTGGAGGAGGACTGTCATCTCGGACCGTTCGTGCACCTGCGACCGGGTGTCATCGCGCGGCGCAAAGCGAAGGTCGGCAATTTCGTCGAGATGAAAAAGACGGAACTCGGTGAGGGCTCCAAGGCGAACCATTTGAGTTATCTCGGTGACGCCACGATCGGATCGGGAGTGAATATCGGTGCCGGAACCATCACCTGCAATTACGACGGCTATAAGAAATTTCACACGGTGGTCGGGGACGGCGTGTTCATCGGCAGCGACGTGCAGCTCGTTGCGCCGGTGACGGTCGGGCAAGGTTCCATCATCGCGGCCGGCGCTACCGTGACGCAGGATGTGCCGAAGGATGCATTGGTGATTGCCCGGGTTCCCCAGGTGACCCGCGAGGGCTGGGCGGCCAGGCGGCGGGCGTTACAGAGCGGGCAGGTCCCGCCTCCGGCTCCTGCGGTGAACCGTGTAACTCCTGTGAAGTCTACCAAGACTGTGAAGCGTGCGAAGTCCGCGAAGCCTGCCAAGGCAGGGGCATCCGCGAAGCGTACTATGAAGAAGCAACCGGCAGTGCAACGTTCAAAACGGAGGTAA
- the glmS gene encoding glutamine--fructose-6-phosphate transaminase (isomerizing) gives MCGIVGYVGNQDAVPILLNGLSKLEYRGYDSAGVAIQRGEKIEIRRSVGKLINLQKSLEQKAIGGMCGIGHTRWATHGKPSEQNAHPHRSESCVLVHNGIIENYVELKQRLVKDGYKFQSETDTEVVAHLIDTHMKKSKLHLADAVRATAKEIRGSYAIAVISEREPGMLVAARSGCPLVIGRTADASFVGSDVMAMLSHTRDVTFLEEGDVVEVTAGAVTFTDLDGRAVTRKKTKVTWDASAAEKSGYPHFMLKEIHEQPQTILDTIRGRYSYESGEADLPDIGLTPKQFAEVGRIWIVACGTSWHAGLVGKYLLEEMVRTPVQVDIGSEFRYRDPLIEKNDLFITISQSGETADTLAAAREAKQKGARVVSIVNVVGSTLARESDGVLYTHCGPEIGVASTKAFTSQLAALYMLALHLGRVRGVLSVADGKSWLDRLVTLPALVKHVLGREAEILAIAKRYYKKPDFLFLGRGINYPIALEGALKLKEISYIHAEGYAAGEMKHGPIALIDKDMPVVVLAPRDRLYEKTVSNLMEVKARRAPVIAFVAEGERELGKIADAVFTIPDVHPLLSPILFTIPLQLLAYHIAVLRGEDVDQPRNLAKSVTVE, from the coding sequence ATGTGTGGCATCGTTGGCTACGTGGGAAATCAGGACGCAGTACCGATTTTGTTGAACGGGTTGTCGAAGCTGGAATATCGCGGGTACGACTCGGCCGGCGTGGCGATTCAGCGAGGGGAGAAGATCGAGATTCGCCGCAGCGTCGGCAAGTTGATCAATCTGCAGAAGTCGCTGGAGCAGAAGGCCATCGGCGGGATGTGCGGCATCGGGCATACGCGCTGGGCGACACACGGCAAGCCTTCCGAGCAGAACGCGCACCCGCACCGCTCCGAAAGCTGCGTGCTCGTGCACAACGGGATCATCGAAAATTACGTCGAGCTGAAACAGCGCCTGGTCAAGGACGGCTACAAGTTTCAGTCTGAAACCGACACGGAAGTCGTGGCGCACCTGATTGATACACACATGAAGAAAAGCAAGCTGCATCTGGCGGATGCGGTGCGCGCGACGGCGAAAGAGATTCGCGGAAGTTATGCCATCGCGGTGATTTCGGAGCGGGAGCCCGGCATGCTGGTCGCGGCCCGGTCCGGTTGTCCGCTGGTCATCGGTCGCACGGCCGATGCGTCGTTCGTCGGCTCGGATGTGATGGCGATGTTGTCCCATACCAGGGACGTGACGTTTCTCGAAGAAGGCGACGTCGTCGAAGTCACGGCCGGAGCGGTGACGTTTACGGATCTCGACGGTCGGGCCGTCACGCGCAAGAAGACGAAGGTCACGTGGGATGCCTCTGCCGCTGAAAAGAGCGGGTATCCCCACTTCATGCTGAAGGAAATCCACGAACAGCCGCAGACGATTCTGGATACCATCCGGGGCCGCTATTCCTATGAGAGCGGCGAGGCGGATCTTCCGGATATCGGACTGACGCCGAAACAGTTCGCCGAAGTCGGACGTATTTGGATCGTGGCCTGCGGAACCAGTTGGCATGCCGGCCTCGTCGGGAAGTATCTGCTCGAAGAGATGGTTCGCACGCCGGTGCAGGTGGATATCGGGAGCGAGTTCCGGTATCGCGACCCGCTCATTGAAAAGAACGACCTGTTCATCACGATCTCGCAGTCGGGTGAAACCGCCGATACGCTGGCCGCGGCGCGGGAAGCGAAGCAAAAAGGCGCGCGTGTCGTTTCCATCGTCAATGTGGTGGGCAGCACGCTGGCCCGCGAGTCCGACGGGGTGCTCTATACCCATTGCGGTCCTGAAATCGGCGTCGCCTCCACGAAGGCTTTCACCAGCCAGTTGGCGGCGCTCTACATGTTGGCCTTGCATCTCGGCCGGGTGCGGGGTGTCCTGAGCGTGGCGGACGGGAAGTCCTGGCTCGATCGCCTGGTCACGTTGCCGGCGCTCGTGAAACATGTGCTCGGCCGGGAAGCGGAGATTCTGGCGATCGCGAAACGGTATTACAAGAAACCGGACTTCTTGTTTCTCGGGCGCGGGATCAACTATCCGATCGCGCTGGAGGGGGCGCTCAAGCTCAAGGAGATTTCCTATATCCATGCGGAGGGTTATGCCGCGGGAGAGATGAAGCACGGACCGATCGCGCTCATCGACAAGGACATGCCGGTGGTGGTGTTGGCCCCGCGGGACCGGCTCTATGAGAAGACCGTCAGTAACCTCATGGAGGTGAAAGCGCGCCGGGCCCCCGTGATTGCGTTCGTGGCGGAAGGCGAGCGCGAGTTAGGGAAGATCGCCGATGCGGTGTTCACGATTCCCGATGTGCATCCGTTGCTGTCGCCCATTCTCTTCACGATCCCGCTGCAGTTGTTGGCCTATCACATTGCGGTCTTGCGCGGGGAAGATGTGGATCAGCCGCGGAACCTTGCCAAGAGTGTGACGGTGGAGTAG
- a CDS encoding septum formation initiator family protein — MMMIKPNRGRDWLDWQRKLCSAGKWVGLGALFLMMGTLLFGEMGISRYLHLRDHAEQLDQELAELQRLNGELRTDLDRVQYDPTRIEELARERLGYVRKGETVYQLAPIGEKERFPTVRTP; from the coding sequence GTGATGATGATCAAGCCGAACCGGGGTCGCGACTGGTTGGATTGGCAACGGAAGCTCTGTTCCGCCGGCAAGTGGGTGGGGCTCGGAGCGCTGTTCCTCATGATGGGAACCCTGCTGTTCGGCGAGATGGGGATTTCGCGGTATTTGCATTTGCGTGACCATGCGGAGCAGCTTGATCAGGAGCTGGCCGAGCTTCAGCGGTTGAACGGTGAACTGCGCACGGATCTGGATCGTGTGCAATACGATCCGACTCGCATTGAAGAACTGGCTCGGGAACGGTTAGGGTATGTGCGGAAAGGAGAAACGGTGTATCAATTGGCTCCGATTGGAGAGAAGGAACGGTTTCCCACGGTGAGGACACCATGA
- the gatA gene encoding Asp-tRNA(Asn)/Glu-tRNA(Gln) amidotransferase subunit GatA gives MALTLLHKLTLSELQRKFTAGDVTATEIVRAYFLRVTQVEPKVNAYLTQCKEAALAQAERLDQALKGWRKTTPMMAMPLAVKDNICTEGVRTTCASRMLDTFVPPYDATVVAKLRAQNYLLLGKTNLDEFAMGSSTENSAFGASRNPWNIQTVPGGSSGGSAVAVAADECVAALGSDTGGSIRQPAAFCGVVGLKPTYGRVSRYGLVAFASSLDQIGPITKDVTDAAILLGAIAGHDPRDSTSANVPVPDYLKALKRKDLKRLKVGVPAEYFADGLDPEVEQAVRTAIEGLRELGADIREIKLPTTDAAVATYYVIATAEASSNLARYDGVKFGLRAAESKDLLDMYLKTRAEGFGPEVKRRIMLGTYVLSAGYYDAYYGKAQAVRTLIRQEFEAAFQTVDLIVTPVTPTTAFKFGEKAQDPLQMYLSDIYTISANLAGLPAIALPCGFSKAGLPIGFQLIGRPFEEETLLRGAHAYEQATNWRAKRPAIR, from the coding sequence ATGGCACTGACGTTGCTGCACAAACTCACGCTGTCGGAATTGCAGCGGAAGTTCACGGCCGGGGATGTCACGGCGACGGAGATCGTCCGCGCTTACTTCCTGCGGGTGACGCAGGTCGAGCCGAAGGTGAACGCCTATCTCACGCAGTGCAAAGAAGCGGCCCTCGCGCAGGCGGAGCGTCTCGACCAGGCCCTGAAGGGGTGGCGGAAAACCACGCCGATGATGGCCATGCCCCTGGCGGTGAAGGACAATATCTGCACGGAAGGCGTGCGGACGACCTGCGCCTCCCGGATGCTCGACACCTTCGTGCCGCCCTATGACGCGACCGTAGTCGCCAAGTTGCGGGCGCAGAACTATCTCTTGCTCGGCAAGACCAATCTGGATGAATTTGCGATGGGGTCGTCCACCGAAAATTCGGCCTTCGGCGCCAGCCGCAATCCCTGGAACATTCAGACTGTTCCCGGCGGATCGAGCGGCGGGTCTGCGGTAGCGGTGGCGGCTGATGAATGTGTTGCGGCACTGGGATCCGACACCGGCGGTTCCATTCGCCAGCCTGCGGCGTTTTGCGGCGTCGTGGGGTTGAAACCGACCTACGGCCGTGTGTCTCGATATGGATTGGTGGCCTTTGCCTCCTCGCTGGATCAAATCGGTCCGATCACGAAGGATGTGACGGATGCGGCCATTTTGTTGGGCGCCATTGCGGGCCACGATCCGCGCGATTCGACGTCCGCGAACGTGCCGGTTCCGGATTACCTCAAGGCACTCAAACGGAAAGATCTCAAACGGCTGAAGGTGGGTGTGCCCGCCGAGTATTTTGCCGACGGGCTCGATCCGGAAGTGGAGCAGGCGGTGCGCACGGCTATCGAAGGCCTGCGGGAACTCGGGGCAGACATCCGCGAGATCAAACTGCCGACCACCGATGCGGCCGTCGCGACCTACTATGTCATCGCCACCGCCGAGGCCAGCTCGAACCTGGCACGATACGACGGCGTGAAGTTCGGTTTGCGGGCAGCGGAGAGCAAAGATCTCCTGGATATGTACTTGAAGACCCGAGCGGAAGGATTCGGCCCGGAGGTCAAACGCCGGATCATGCTGGGGACCTATGTGCTGAGCGCAGGCTACTATGACGCATACTACGGGAAGGCGCAGGCGGTCAGGACGTTGATCCGGCAGGAATTTGAGGCGGCGTTCCAGACGGTCGATCTGATCGTCACCCCCGTGACTCCGACCACCGCGTTCAAGTTCGGAGAGAAGGCCCAGGATCCGTTGCAGATGTATTTGTCCGACATCTACACGATTTCGGCGAATCTGGCCGGGCTGCCCGCCATTGCGTTGCCTTGTGGATTCAGCAAGGCGGGATTGCCGATCGGCTTTCAGTTGATCGGTCGGCCGTTTGAAGAAGAGACCCTGTTGCGTGGGGCGCATGCCTACGAGCAGGCAACGAACTGGCGGGCAAAACGGCCGGCGATTCGGTGA
- a CDS encoding aspartate 1-decarboxylase: MFRQMLRAKIHRATVTEACLEYEGSLTVDEDLLDAAGILPYEAIVCSNLNNGERFMTYAMKGKRGRGEIVLNGPTARKAAVGDQIIIFCYEYYSDEEIKRHKPKIIQVDGKNRITRKAVKR; the protein is encoded by the coding sequence ATGTTTCGACAAATGTTGCGGGCAAAGATACATCGAGCGACGGTGACCGAGGCCTGTCTGGAATATGAAGGCAGCCTCACGGTGGACGAAGATCTGTTGGACGCGGCGGGTATTCTGCCCTATGAAGCGATCGTCTGTTCCAATCTCAACAACGGCGAACGGTTCATGACCTACGCCATGAAGGGAAAGCGCGGACGAGGGGAGATCGTGCTGAACGGGCCGACCGCCCGCAAGGCGGCGGTGGGGGATCAGATTATTATTTTCTGCTACGAGTATTACAGCGATGAAGAGATCAAGCGGCATAAGCCGAAGATCATCCAGGTCGATGGCAAAAACCGTATTACTCGTAAGGCTGTGAAGCGCTGA
- a CDS encoding DUF502 domain-containing protein — MLKASLKRYFLTGLLIMIPFWGTILILKTLFVSLDGILGDAAARLVTPGYYVPGLGIVALILIIFVTGLFAANFIGRHVVRQWEGLLNRVPVVRGIYSTIKSMMDILSFAERESYRRVVLIQFPKNGHYCFAFVTGVTKGEMQQLSPDPLVHVYVPTSPNPTSGYFLLVPEREVIAVDITVEEAMKLIVSGGLYTPTPPSGGASQPGGKAWAPIKQPDAGVQVG, encoded by the coding sequence ATGTTGAAAGCTTCACTCAAACGCTATTTTCTCACCGGTTTGCTGATCATGATCCCCTTCTGGGGGACCATCCTGATCTTGAAGACCCTGTTCGTGAGTCTGGACGGTATTCTCGGCGACGCCGCCGCTCGGTTGGTGACCCCCGGTTACTATGTGCCGGGCTTGGGGATCGTGGCGCTGATCCTGATCATTTTTGTCACCGGCTTATTCGCCGCGAATTTTATCGGCCGTCATGTGGTGCGGCAGTGGGAGGGATTACTCAATCGCGTGCCGGTCGTGCGCGGCATTTATTCCACCATCAAATCGATGATGGACATTTTGTCGTTTGCAGAGCGGGAGAGTTACCGCCGCGTGGTGCTGATTCAGTTCCCCAAGAACGGCCACTATTGTTTTGCGTTTGTGACCGGTGTGACCAAGGGGGAAATGCAGCAGCTCTCGCCGGACCCGCTGGTGCACGTTTACGTCCCGACCTCGCCCAATCCCACGTCCGGATATTTCCTGCTGGTGCCCGAGCGTGAAGTGATCGCCGTGGACATCACGGTGGAAGAGGCCATGAAATTGATCGTCTCGGGAGGGCTCTACACACCCACTCCTCCCTCAGGCGGCGCGTCCCAGCCCGGTGGGAAAGCGTGGGCGCCTATTAAGCAACCAGACGCAGGTGTGCAGGTCGGCTGA
- the eno gene encoding phosphopyruvate hydratase, which yields MSGIRNVKARQIIDSRGNPTVEVEVLLESGAHGRAAVPSGASTGEKEAIELRDGDKKRWMGKGVSKAVANVSKTIAPRLMGMEALDQAAVDHEMIALDGTKTKGKLGANAILGVSLAVAKAAANETGQPLYRYLGGTNARVLPVPLMNIINGGAHADNRLDLQEFMIMPVGAPRFSDALRMATEVFHTLKSLLKKKGLNTAVGDEGGFAPDLQSNEEALALIMEAIEAAGYRPGQDIALALDCAASELYEKGRYRLEAEKNPERSSEEMVAYYGKLLDRYPILSIEDGLSELDWKGWKILTEKLGKRVQLVGDDIFVTNVEIFAKGIAEGIGNSILIKLNQIGTLTETLDAIELAKRSGYTAIISHRSGETEDTTIADVAVATNSGLIKTGSLSRTDRVAKYNQLLRIEDELGAAAVYRGRAAVPSRA from the coding sequence ATGAGCGGAATCAGAAACGTGAAGGCGCGGCAGATCATTGATTCACGGGGCAATCCCACGGTGGAAGTCGAAGTGCTCCTGGAGAGCGGTGCGCACGGTCGTGCGGCGGTGCCGTCCGGGGCGTCGACCGGTGAAAAGGAAGCCATCGAATTGCGTGACGGCGACAAGAAGCGCTGGATGGGGAAGGGTGTCTCCAAGGCGGTTGCGAATGTGAGTAAGACCATCGCGCCAAGGCTGATGGGCATGGAGGCGTTGGATCAGGCGGCCGTCGATCACGAAATGATCGCGCTGGATGGAACGAAGACCAAGGGAAAATTGGGCGCCAATGCCATTCTGGGCGTGTCACTGGCGGTGGCCAAGGCCGCGGCCAACGAGACCGGTCAACCGCTCTATCGCTATCTTGGTGGAACGAACGCGCGGGTGTTGCCGGTGCCGCTCATGAACATTATCAACGGCGGCGCTCATGCGGATAACCGGCTCGATCTGCAGGAGTTTATGATCATGCCGGTGGGTGCGCCCCGCTTCAGTGATGCGTTGCGGATGGCCACGGAAGTGTTTCATACGCTGAAGTCGCTCCTGAAGAAAAAAGGGCTCAACACGGCTGTCGGCGACGAGGGGGGATTCGCGCCTGATTTGCAATCGAATGAAGAGGCCCTCGCGCTGATTATGGAAGCGATCGAAGCCGCCGGGTATCGCCCCGGTCAGGATATCGCGCTGGCTTTAGACTGCGCGGCCAGCGAACTGTATGAAAAAGGGCGGTATCGGCTGGAGGCTGAAAAGAATCCTGAGCGTTCATCCGAGGAAATGGTGGCCTATTACGGCAAGCTGTTGGATCGTTATCCGATCCTTTCGATCGAAGACGGCTTGAGCGAACTGGATTGGAAGGGGTGGAAGATTCTGACGGAAAAGCTCGGCAAGCGAGTGCAACTCGTGGGCGACGACATTTTCGTCACGAACGTCGAGATCTTTGCCAAGGGGATTGCAGAGGGCATCGGCAATTCGATCCTGATCAAGCTCAACCAGATCGGCACGTTGACGGAGACGCTGGATGCCATTGAACTCGCCAAGCGGTCCGGGTATACGGCCATCATCTCCCATCGCTCGGGGGAAACGGAAGATACGACGATCGCGGATGTCGCGGTGGCGACGAACAGCGGATTGATCAAGACCGGGTCGTTGTCCCGGACGGATCGAGTCGCAAAGTACAACCAACTGCTTCGCATTGAGGATGAATTGGGCGCAGCGGCCGTCTATCGAGGCCGTGCAGCGGTCCCATCGAGGGCCTAA
- a CDS encoding DUF948 domain-containing protein, whose translation MIVDVAAILVAIAFAVLVGYLVPLLIQIRKMVAESEQLVTKLNVELPTLITELRAMSQNLNDVTEQARGGVEHAAVLLHAVGEIGESVNQVHSMVRGSGGSLLANVASVVAGFRAAKQVVTERFKEGGHHNGG comes from the coding sequence ATGATTGTTGATGTCGCCGCGATTCTGGTTGCCATTGCCTTTGCGGTGCTCGTGGGCTACCTCGTCCCGCTCTTGATTCAAATACGCAAGATGGTGGCCGAATCGGAGCAGCTGGTGACGAAGTTGAACGTCGAGTTGCCGACGCTAATTACCGAATTGCGCGCGATGAGTCAGAATTTGAATGATGTGACCGAGCAGGCACGCGGCGGGGTTGAGCATGCGGCAGTTCTGCTGCATGCCGTGGGCGAGATCGGCGAATCGGTCAATCAGGTACATAGTATGGTGCGGGGCTCAGGCGGTTCGTTGTTGGCCAATGTGGCCAGTGTCGTGGCGGGGTTTCGCGCGGCCAAGCAAGTGGTGACGGAACGTTTCAAAGAGGGAGGGCATCACAATGGCGGATAA
- the gatB gene encoding Asp-tRNA(Asn)/Glu-tRNA(Gln) amidotransferase subunit GatB, which translates to MAYEVVIGVEVHAQLRTQSKLFCACGTTFGLTANSQTCPVCLGLPGTLPVINEKAVEMAVRAGLAMNGTIGIRNRFARKNYFYPDLPKGYQISQYEAPICEHGWIEIAAGGSRKRVRIRRAHLEEDAGKNLHEAGSGMSLVDLNRAGTPLLEIVTEPDLSSSEEVVAYLKALRDLLMYLDVCDGNMEEGSFRCEPNLSLRPVGQTTFGTKVELKNINSFKFVKDAVDFEIKRQTKVLNEGGKIYQETRLWNHERGETAVMRSKEEAHDYRYFPDPDLVPMEISSEWIEQLREGLPELASTKQQRFITEYGVPEYDAGILTSSKALAMYFDACVKLYPQPKTVSNWVMGELLRELNNSGTEADASPVTPERLVELLTLVDQGMVSLKVAREIFPDVYASGKAPARIVQEKGLTQVSDEGALATMIDEVLKKNPAQVGQFKEGKQQVLGFLVGQVMKASGGKANPGKVNELLKKALA; encoded by the coding sequence GTGGCATACGAAGTCGTCATCGGTGTGGAAGTGCATGCGCAGCTGCGCACGCAGTCGAAGTTGTTTTGTGCCTGCGGGACGACGTTCGGTCTCACGGCCAATTCGCAGACCTGTCCGGTGTGCCTCGGCTTGCCAGGGACCTTGCCGGTCATCAATGAGAAGGCCGTAGAGATGGCGGTACGTGCGGGGTTGGCTATGAACGGCACGATCGGGATCCGCAACCGCTTTGCGCGCAAAAACTATTTTTACCCGGACCTGCCGAAGGGGTATCAGATTTCGCAATACGAAGCGCCGATTTGTGAACACGGCTGGATTGAAATTGCGGCCGGCGGCAGTCGCAAGCGTGTGCGCATCCGGCGCGCGCATTTGGAAGAAGACGCGGGAAAGAATCTGCATGAGGCCGGCAGCGGGATGAGCCTCGTGGATCTGAATCGCGCCGGGACGCCTCTGTTGGAAATCGTGACCGAACCGGACTTGAGCTCTTCTGAAGAGGTAGTGGCGTACCTCAAGGCCTTGCGCGACCTCTTGATGTATCTCGATGTCTGTGACGGAAACATGGAAGAGGGGAGCTTCCGCTGCGAGCCGAATCTGTCTCTGCGGCCTGTTGGGCAGACCACCTTCGGGACGAAGGTTGAGTTGAAGAACATCAACTCGTTCAAGTTCGTGAAGGACGCGGTTGATTTCGAAATCAAGCGGCAAACCAAGGTGCTCAACGAGGGCGGGAAGATTTATCAGGAAACCAGGCTCTGGAATCACGAGCGCGGGGAAACCGCTGTGATGCGTAGCAAGGAAGAGGCGCATGACTATCGGTATTTTCCAGACCCTGACTTGGTCCCGATGGAGATTTCGTCCGAATGGATCGAGCAACTGCGCGAGGGACTGCCGGAACTGGCCTCGACCAAGCAACAGCGATTTATCACGGAGTACGGCGTGCCCGAGTATGATGCGGGGATTCTGACTTCCAGCAAAGCGCTGGCGATGTATTTCGACGCCTGCGTGAAACTGTACCCGCAACCCAAAACGGTGAGCAATTGGGTGATGGGCGAATTGCTGCGTGAATTAAACAACTCCGGGACTGAAGCGGACGCTTCTCCCGTGACGCCTGAACGGTTGGTCGAGTTATTGACCCTGGTGGATCAAGGGATGGTCAGTCTCAAGGTGGCACGAGAGATTTTCCCTGATGTCTATGCCTCGGGTAAGGCGCCGGCCCGGATCGTCCAGGAAAAGGGACTGACGCAGGTCTCCGATGAAGGGGCTTTGGCGACGATGATTGATGAAGTCTTGAAGAAAAATCCTGCCCAGGTCGGGCAATTTAAGGAAGGCAAGCAGCAGGTGCTGGGGTTCCTCGTCGGACAGGTGATGAAGGCGTCCGGCGGTAAGGCCAATCCCGGGAAAGTGAATGAGTTGCTGAAGAAAGCCTTGGCCTGA
- the gatC gene encoding Asp-tRNA(Asn)/Glu-tRNA(Gln) amidotransferase subunit GatC, translating to MEITKQEVEKVAKLARLALTEAETTAFSQQLNQIVGYVQKLKSFSTEGVEPTSTVPGQSNVFRPDQVQASLSTEQALSNAPDAEAQCFRVPKIIQES from the coding sequence ATGGAGATCACGAAGCAGGAAGTCGAGAAGGTGGCCAAGTTGGCGCGGTTGGCGTTGACCGAGGCCGAGACCACGGCCTTTTCGCAGCAGCTGAATCAGATCGTGGGCTATGTACAGAAGTTGAAATCGTTTTCCACAGAGGGCGTGGAGCCGACGTCGACCGTGCCGGGGCAGAGTAACGTCTTTCGTCCGGACCAGGTGCAGGCGTCGCTGTCCACCGAGCAAGCGTTGAGCAATGCTCCCGATGCGGAGGCGCAGTGTTTCCGGGTTCCGAAAATCATCCAAGAATCCTAA